One window from the genome of Epinephelus fuscoguttatus linkage group LG3, E.fuscoguttatus.final_Chr_v1 encodes:
- the smc2 gene encoding structural maintenance of chromosomes protein 2: MHIKSIIIEGFKSYAQRTEINGFDPLFNAITGLNGSGKSNILDSICFLLGISNLSHVRASNLQDLVYKNGQGGITKATVSITFDNSNKSQSPLGFETHDEITVTRQVVIGGRNKYLINGVNANNTRVQDLFCSVGLNVNNPHFLIMQGRITKVLNMKPPEILAMIEEAAGTRMYECKKISAQKTIEKKEAKLKEIQTILDEEITPTMHKLQEERSSYLEYQKLMREIQHLSRLYVAWLFVCAEETKLKSAENLKVMQDNITKMQASMAENESKVQELTAQIQELQKKKDQEVTGVLKSLEEALADVQRVDAKAQSALDLKKQNVKDETKKRKELVKSMEEDKKMLVVKEKEVAKLAEQLQALQEDGQKESAALEAAEQHFRAVSAGLSTNEDGEEATLAGQMMACKNDMSKADTEAKQAQMTLKHAQAELKTKQAEVKKMDSGYKKDQDSLQAVTSSKEKLQAELAKLNYEDGKEETLLDTRRQLSREVAKLKETYEKLVSRFPNLRFEYKDPERGWDRSKVKGLLANLITVRDVTYATGLEVVAGGRLYNIVVDTEVTGKKLLEKGELQRRYTIIPLNKISAKTLNDKVVNAAKSLVGEDNVHTALSLVGYESDLRKAMEYVFGSTLVCDTLDNAKKVAFDKQVMTKTVTLGGDIFDPQGTLSGGARSQSASVLSSLQELKEVRDNLNEKEAQLQDTERQLAGLKGTAEKYRQLKQQYELKVEEEQILQAKLQQSSFHQQQEELERLRKAIEESEETLRVTKDVQKRAEEKYKVLENKMKNAEAEREKELKAAQQKLNAAKAKADAFNKKLKQKQQESDAVALELEELRREQAGYEQQIQAVDEALKAIQEQIDSMACTVSQNKEAVRKAQEELAKQKEVIMAQDKELKGKSSEANKIREQNNEVQLKIKELEHNISKHRKDSQEAADKVSRMLEEHDWIATERQFFGQPNTSYDFKTNNPREAGQRLKKLEETTTKLERNVNKRAMNMLNEAEERYNDLMKKKRIVENDKAKILQTIEELDQKKNEALNVAWQKVNKDFGSIFSTLLPGATAKLAPPQGCGVLEGLEFKVALGNTWKENLTELSGGQRSLVALSLILAMLLFKPAPIYILDEVDAALDLSHTQNIGQMLRTHFRHSQFVVVSLKDGMFTNANVLFKTKFVDGMSTVTRSALSQSDTNIPQKGQDKARQKDKRTKQLIS, translated from the exons ATGCACATCAAGTCTATTATTATTGAAGGCTTCAAGTCCTACGCACAGAGGACGGAGATCAACGGCTTCGACCCGCTGTTTAACGCCATCACAGGACTGAACGGCAGCGGAAAGTCCAATATTTTGGACTCGATATGTTTCCTTCTGGGCATTTCCAATCTCAGCCAT GTGCGAGCCTCCAACCTCCAGGACCTGGTGTACAAAAATGGACAGGGTGGTATCACCAAAGCCACTGTGTCTATTACTTTTGACAACTCCAACAAAAGCCAGAGTCCTCTGGGTTTTGAAACCCACGATGAGATAACCGTCACCAGACAG GTGGTAATTGGCGGCAGGAACAAGTACCTCATCAATGGAGTCAATGCCAACAACACCAGGGTGCAGGATTTGTTCTGCTCTGTTGGCCTCAATGTCAACAACCCGCATTTTCTCATCATGCAG gggaggatcaccaaagttctTAACATGAAACCACCAGAG ATCCTTGCTATGATTGAGGAGGCAGCAGGAACCAGGATGTACGAATGTAAAAAGATTAGCGCTCAGAAAACCATTGAGAAGAAAGAGGCCAAGCTGAAGGAGATTCAGACA atTTTGGATGAGGAAATTACTCCAACCATGCATAAACTCCAAGAG GAACGATCATCATACTTGGAGTACCAGAAGCTGATGCGTGAGATCCAGCACTTGTCACGGCTGTACGTGGcctggctgtttgtttgtgcagaGGAAACCAAGCTGAAGTCAGCAGAGAATCTGAAGGTAATGCAGGATAACATCACCAAGATGCAAGCAAGCATGGCCGAGAACGAGAGCAAAGTCCAGGAGCTGACAGCCCAGATTCAGGAGCTGCAGAAGAAAAAAGACCAG GAGGTGACTGGAGTATTGAAATCCCTGGAAGAGGCTCTAGCAGATGTGCAACGTGTTGACGCCAAAGCTCAGAGCGCACTTGACCTGAAAAAACAGAATGTCAAAGATGAAACCAAAAAGAGGAAAGAGCTtgtcaagagcatggaggag GACAAGAAAATGCTTGTGGTAAAAGAAAAGGAGGTTGCTAAGTTGGCAGAGCAGCTTCAGGCTCTACAGGAGGATGGACAGAAGGAAAGCGCAGCCCTCGAGGCAGCTGAGCAGCATTTCAGGGCTGTGTCAGCGGGCCTTTCTACAAATGAGGACGGAGAGGAGGCTACACTGGCTGGGCAGATGATGGCCTGCAAGAATGACATGAGCAAGGCAGATACTGAGGCAAAGCAG GCCCAGATGACCCTGAAGCATGCCCAGGCTGAGCTGAAGACCAAACAGGCAGAGGTGAAAAAGATGGACAGTGGCTACAAGAAGGACCAGGACAGCCTGCAGGCTGTAACAAGCAGCAAGGAGAAACTACAGGCTGAGCTGGCTAAACTCAACTATGAAG ATGGGAAGGAGGAGACTCTGCTTGACACAAGAAGACAGCTGTCCAGAGAGGTCGCTAAACTTAAAGAGACCTATGAGAAGCTTGTGTCTCGCTTCCCTAACTTGCGCTTCGAGTACAA GGACCCAGAGCGAGGATGGGACCGCAGCAAAGTGAAGGGGCTGCTAGCTAACCTGATCACAGTCCGTGATGTCACCTATGCGACAGGATTGGAGGTTGTTGCAGGAGGACGGCTCTATAACATTGTAGTTGACACAGAG GTCACCGGTAAAAAACTCTTGGAGAAGGGAGAGCTACAGCGGAGGTATACCATCATTCCCCTGAACAAGATCTCTGCCAAGACACTCAATGACAAAGTGGTGAATGCTGCCAAGAGCCTG GTTGGAGAGGACAATGTCCACACAGCTCTGTCCCTGGTGGGCTATGAGTCTGACCTGCGTAAGGCCATGGAGTACGTCTTTGGCTCCACGCTGGTGTGTGACACCCTGGACAATGCCAAAAAAGTGGCTTTTGATAAGCAGGTGATGACCAAGACCGTCACTCTTGGAGGGGACATCTTCGACCCACAGGGAACTCTGAGCGGAG GCGCTCGCTCCCAGTCAGCATCAGTTCTGTCCAGCCTGCAGGAACTGAAGGAGGTTCGGGACAACCTGAATGAAAAGGAAGCCCAGCTTCAGGATACTGAAAGACAACTGGCCGGTCTTAAGGGAACTGCAGAGAA GTACCGTCAGCTGAAGCAGCAGTAtgagctgaaggtggaggaggaacAGATTCTGCAGGCCAAGCTGCAGCAGAGCTCCTTCCATCAGCAgcaagaggagctggagagGCTGCGCAAGGCCATCG aGGAGAGTGAGGAGACTTTGCGTGTCACCAAGGACGTGCAGAAACGGGCTGAGGAAAAGTACAAGGTGCTGGAGAACAAGATGAAGAAcgctgaggcagagagagagaaggagctgAAAGCCGCGCAGCAGAAACTCAATGCAGCCAAGGCCAAAGCTGATGCCTTCAATAAGAAGCTGAAGCAGAAGCAGCAG GAGTCTGATGCTGTGGCCctggagctggaggagctgcGGAGGGAGCAGGCTGGTTATGAGCAGCAGATTCAGGCTGTAGATGAAGCCCTGAAGGCCATCCAGGAGCAGATAGACAGCATGGCATGCACTGTATCGCAGAACAAG GAGGCAGTGCGTAAagcccaggaggagctggccaAACAGAAGGAAGTGATCATGGCTcaggacaaagagctcaag GGTAAGAGCTCAGAGGCCAATAAAATAAGGGAGCAGAACAACGAGGTCCAGCTGAAGATCAAGGAACTGGAACACAATATTAGTAAGCACCGCAAAGACAGCCAGGAAGCTGCTGacaag GTTTCTCGCATGCTGGAGGAACACGACTGGATTGCGACAGAGCGTCAGTTCTTCGGCCAGCCCAACACCTCTTACGACTTTAAGACCAACAACCCCCGTGAGGCTGGTCAGCGGCTGAAGAAGCTGGAGGAGACTACCACCAAGCTGGAGAGAAACGTCAACAAGAGGGCCATGAACATGCTGAACGAGGCAGAGGAAAGG TACAACGAcctgatgaagaagaagaggatcGTGGAGAACGATAAGGCCAAAATCTTGCAGACCATCGAGGAGCTGGACCAGAAGAAGAACGAGGCTCTCAATGTTGCGTGGCAGAAG GTAAACAAGGACTTTGGATCTATTTTCTCTACTCTGCTGCCGGGGGCCACTGCCAAACTGGCTCCTCCCCAGGGCTGCGGTGTCTTGGAGGGCCTGGAGTTTAAGGTTGCCCTGGGCAACACCTGGAAGGAGAACCTCACTGAGCTCAGCGGTGGGCAAAG ATCACTGGTGGCCTTGTCTCTTATCTTGGCCATGCTGCTGTTCAAACCAGCTCCCATCTACATCTTAGACGAAGTGGACGCCGCCCTGgatctgtcacacacacagaacatcgGACAGATGCTGCGCACACATTTTAGACACTCCCAG TTTGTGGTGGTGTCCCTGAAAGACGGCATGTTCACCAACGCCAACGTCCTGTTCAAGACAAAGTTTGTCGACGGCATGTCCACAGTTACTCGCTCTGCGCTCAGCCAGAGTGACACCAACATTCCTCAGAAAGGCCAAGACAAGGCTCGTCAGAAAGACAAGAGGACCAAACAGCTCATCAGCTAA